Part of the Vibrio sp. SCSIO 43137 genome, TTCTTCGTTCAGAATACGGTATTCATCCAGAACGATAGCACAATCAAAGCTCCCTCCCAGACAAAGGTTCTGAGACTGAAGGTACTCGATATCACGCATAAAACCAAAGGTTCTTGCACGGGAGATATCTTTTACAAAAGCATTCGAGGAAAAGTCGAATAGAAGGTGTTGCTCGTCTGCTTCAATGGCCGGGTGGTTAAACTCGATAGCGAAATCCATACGGAATCCGTTATAAGGCACAAGTTCTGCCCACTTATCACCATCTTCAAAACGAACTGGCTTTTTAATGCGGATAAAGCGCTTAGGTGCATTCAGTGTCTGAATGCCCGCAGACTGAAGAAGATAGACAAACGGGCTAGCGCTGCCATCCATAATCGGAATTTCCGGAGCGTCTACTTCAACAATAACATTGTCGATACCCATTCCTGCTAATGCAGCATTCAGGTGCTCAACTGTTGAGATTCGCACACCTTCATCATTAACCAGTGCGGTACATAACATGGTATCGCGAACGGACTCTGGATCAGCGGGAAAATCAACGGCTGGTTGTAAATCAGTTCTGCGGTAGATAATACCTGTATTGGCAGCTGCCGGACGCAAGGTAAGCGTAACTTTACGGCCGGAGTGTAAACCAACTCCCGTCGTTTTTACGATTTCTTTCAGAGTACGTTGTCTGATCATCTACCTTGCCTCAAGTCTATTGCTACAAATCACGGCCAGTATTAAAACTGACCGCGGATACTATCATAAATTTGATGTCTGTCAAATTTATTGGCTTTTCTATCAGTCAGCCTGACGTCGTAGAAATGCCGGTATATCTAAATAGCCACTTTCCTTGTCCGCCTTCGGTGCCGCACTTTGGCCAGATGTTGCCGCTGTGTGACCAGAATTTGACGGTGCTACAGGTTGCGGTTTTGCCTCTTCAGTTTTATGCAAAGGCTGTGCCGCTTTAGGTTCTGTTTTAGCTGCTACAGGCTGCTGTACAGTCTGAGGCGCTGCTGCCGGTTTTGGCTTAGCCGCAGAGCCGGCAACTAAAGTAATTTCTGGTTTCTTCTCACTTCCGATGCCCGTTGCAACTACTGTTACGCGGAACTCATCAGACATATCCGGATCCAGTGAAGTACCAATTACCACTGTCGCATTATCAGATGCAAATGCCTTAACCGTATTACCGACAGTTTCAAACTCATCCAGGCGCATATCCAAACCAGCGGTAATATTCACCAGCACGCCTCGTGCACCTGCCAGATCGATATCTTCCAGTAGCGGAGAGGAGATCGCCGCTTCTGCTGCTTCTTCTGCTCTCTCTTCGCCTTTTGCAACGCCGCTGCCCATCATGGCATGACCCATTTCTGACATTACGGTTCTAACGTCTGCAAAGTCGACGTTAATCATGCCCGGACGAGTAATCAGTTCAGCAATACCCTGAACGGCATTCTTTAGTACGTCGTTGGCATAACCAAAGGCTTCCAGAAGAGTGACACTCCGGCCGTAAACTTTAAGCAGTTTTTCGTTCGGAATAGTAATTAAAGAATCTACATGCTTAGACAGTTCTTCAATACCCTGCTCTGCAAATGCCAGTCGCTTTTTACCTTCAAAACCAAATGGCTTAGTTACTACGGCAACAGTCAGGATGTTTAGTTCCTTTGCCACTTCTGCAATAACAGGAGCAGCACCTGTGCCTGTACCGCCGCCCATACCGGCCGCGATAAATACCATATCGGCACCAGTAATGCTTTCTTTAATTTTTTCTCTGTCTTCGAGAGCTGAATCACGACCAACCTGAGGGTTAGCACCAGCACCAAGCCCTTTAGTAATATCACCACCAATCTGGATAACACTAC contains:
- the ftsZ gene encoding cell division protein FtsZ yields the protein MFEPMMEMSDDAVIKVVGVGGGGGNAVEHMVRESIEGVEFISVNTDAQALRKTSVSSVIQIGGDITKGLGAGANPQVGRDSALEDREKIKESITGADMVFIAAGMGGGTGTGAAPVIAEVAKELNILTVAVVTKPFGFEGKKRLAFAEQGIEELSKHVDSLITIPNEKLLKVYGRSVTLLEAFGYANDVLKNAVQGIAELITRPGMINVDFADVRTVMSEMGHAMMGSGVAKGEERAEEAAEAAISSPLLEDIDLAGARGVLVNITAGLDMRLDEFETVGNTVKAFASDNATVVIGTSLDPDMSDEFRVTVVATGIGSEKKPEITLVAGSAAKPKPAAAPQTVQQPVAAKTEPKAAQPLHKTEEAKPQPVAPSNSGHTAATSGQSAAPKADKESGYLDIPAFLRRQAD
- the lpxC gene encoding UDP-3-O-acyl-N-acetylglucosamine deacetylase; amino-acid sequence: MIRQRTLKEIVKTTGVGLHSGRKVTLTLRPAAANTGIIYRRTDLQPAVDFPADPESVRDTMLCTALVNDEGVRISTVEHLNAALAGMGIDNVIVEVDAPEIPIMDGSASPFVYLLQSAGIQTLNAPKRFIRIKKPVRFEDGDKWAELVPYNGFRMDFAIEFNHPAIEADEQHLLFDFSSNAFVKDISRARTFGFMRDIEYLQSQNLCLGGSFDCAIVLDEYRILNEEGLRFDNEFVSHKVLDAIGDLYMCGHSIVGELRAYKSGHALNNQLLRAVLADQEAWEWATFEEEVGSPVAFAEPNMVLA